From the Burkholderia mayonis genome, one window contains:
- a CDS encoding response regulator, whose amino-acid sequence MPAILIVDDHPAIGLAIRTVLSRGRDFGQFYEAANAADALALLREHPIELAILDIEIPGGDGLRLLSRIRAEGLKTKILIFSAMDEKIYSVRASQAGANGFLSKRNDMDQILNAVKTILSGYLFFPAEAVSALYLDRAERAANRIGGLTDRELTVLRGLARGSSNRQIGEDLCISNKTVSTYKSNIFEKLGVSSVVGLADYAKKNGLI is encoded by the coding sequence ATGCCCGCCATTCTGATTGTCGATGACCATCCCGCCATTGGGCTGGCCATCCGTACCGTGCTGTCCAGAGGCCGGGATTTTGGGCAGTTCTACGAAGCAGCCAACGCAGCCGACGCCCTGGCACTCCTGCGCGAGCACCCCATCGAATTGGCCATTCTCGATATCGAGATCCCGGGCGGCGACGGTCTCCGTTTGCTGAGTCGGATCCGTGCGGAAGGACTGAAAACCAAAATTCTGATTTTTTCCGCGATGGACGAAAAAATCTATTCGGTGCGAGCCAGCCAGGCTGGAGCCAATGGCTTTCTTAGCAAGCGAAACGACATGGACCAGATCCTCAACGCAGTGAAGACCATCCTGTCGGGCTATTTGTTCTTCCCGGCTGAAGCCGTCTCGGCGCTTTATCTCGATCGCGCCGAAAGGGCGGCAAACAGAATCGGAGGACTGACGGATCGCGAACTGACGGTGCTGCGCGGACTCGCGCGAGGCTCGTCGAACAGGCAGATCGGCGAGGATCTGTGCATCAGCAACAAGACGGTCAGCACGTACAAGTCCAACATATTCGAGAAGCTTGGGGTGTCGTCGGTCGTGGGCTTGGCCGATTACGCAAAGAAGAACGGTCTGATCTGA
- a CDS encoding hybrid sensor histidine kinase/response regulator has protein sequence MQRLLRELDGSPLRKFYSLESNLKRERRVFSIVIVLLVSAALSVAAMTVTGLFQTAFRQEEQSARIHEKEVVDVFLQRRMMLTTASLVLQLRMNGAPSALNVLAPNTCTPMTHNARDDAILRESCDYTVQLLTNSGQTPSVEMITADGSVGYGYLFPTGDLGALRSGTPSEIVSAVLERYRKRGVDPLDAARKKPILWFAVGSGGRGEELHMIGASVVFKNDKLYALVLTSVDLYSLVSPIERAGRVQQPVVVDSDGVPLVEADDAEMVRKVDERLVGKQDGLYHWIPGFGWALRRPALFAGFGHMMYLLPLGLQLRSMRYELWLVGGATLVLIVLLFVAFRYWNYRFLTRIYAEASRALESEMLNHLLVHATPVGLCIVRRATLEIVVANPIARTMLGLRISDRHLPQELQSAFESSLAEQEAQSDDARIFQFPFSLSRTGHSAVHIEITYAPATLNAQGVFFCAITDMTAHHQAEILLREAKLTSDAAAKAKVAFFASMSHEIRTPLSSLVGNIELIARGPLAPEQQARVKAMETSARGLMQVVNDVLDFSKIDVGELSLMEEWSNISDLLDRLALSHAPLATQQGLKFYMVFERNLPARLYFDPVRVSQIVNNLLSNALKFTPSGKIVLRAGWHAGELEISVTDSGIGIPDDLKHRLFLPFTQGDSNRLRQARGTGLGLSICARLCELMKGRIDLESTVGVGTRIAVVLPLNASEADSSSACWTLPHRRVAVLGRAQENLEWLGNLFDPGVTAVTALANPVDPIDEHTHDFLMVTDEFAPAEVLSWWKRPDSIVWVGQAGPLVPRRRGDGGVEVSIYSLAGLKSATQMLAAGRTARVDTGHEPQGSAAGVTVLIVEDNLLNRSLLFDQLTTLGVRVIEAKNGEEALALLSKEPVDVVMTDIDMPVMDGFQLLAEMRKLGMTIPAYAVSASARPEDVADGRARGFTDYLAKPVPLERLETVIRACCSVYERELAEDDAHDVLPDVPEVPAAYAQVFVAQAGREIAEFDAILVERALSKLRRWLHGVSGGIAVLGASALHEQCQELRTYVRESTEWNHEIELQASAIRDALQRMVATLKGE, from the coding sequence ATGCAAAGACTTCTGCGAGAGCTCGACGGGTCGCCGCTCAGGAAATTCTATTCGCTCGAGTCCAATCTGAAGCGCGAGCGCCGCGTCTTCTCGATCGTCATCGTGCTGCTCGTCTCGGCGGCCCTCAGCGTCGCGGCCATGACCGTCACCGGATTGTTTCAGACCGCCTTCCGTCAGGAAGAGCAATCCGCGCGCATCCACGAAAAGGAAGTGGTCGATGTCTTCCTGCAGCGCCGCATGATGTTGACGACGGCGAGTCTCGTGCTGCAACTGCGGATGAACGGCGCGCCGTCGGCGCTGAACGTGCTGGCGCCGAATACGTGCACGCCGATGACCCACAACGCCCGCGACGACGCAATCCTGCGTGAGAGTTGCGATTACACGGTGCAACTGCTGACCAACTCGGGGCAGACGCCGAGCGTCGAGATGATTACGGCCGACGGTTCGGTCGGCTACGGGTATCTGTTTCCGACGGGCGACCTGGGTGCGCTTCGCTCCGGCACTCCGTCGGAAATCGTTTCGGCCGTGCTCGAGCGGTACAGGAAACGCGGCGTGGATCCGCTGGACGCCGCGCGCAAGAAGCCGATTCTCTGGTTCGCTGTTGGAAGCGGGGGCCGTGGCGAAGAGCTTCACATGATCGGCGCGTCCGTGGTGTTCAAGAACGACAAGCTTTATGCGCTCGTTCTGACGAGCGTGGACCTGTACAGCCTGGTTTCTCCTATCGAGCGCGCCGGCCGCGTTCAGCAGCCGGTCGTCGTGGATTCGGACGGCGTGCCGCTCGTGGAGGCGGACGACGCGGAAATGGTCCGGAAAGTCGACGAACGCCTCGTCGGGAAACAGGACGGCCTGTATCACTGGATTCCCGGCTTCGGATGGGCGCTTCGCCGTCCCGCGCTGTTCGCGGGTTTCGGGCACATGATGTATCTGCTTCCGCTCGGGCTGCAGCTTCGGTCCATGAGATACGAGCTGTGGCTCGTCGGCGGCGCCACGCTCGTCCTGATCGTGTTGTTGTTCGTCGCATTCCGATATTGGAACTATCGGTTTTTGACGCGAATCTATGCGGAGGCGTCGCGTGCGCTCGAAAGCGAGATGCTCAACCATCTGCTGGTTCATGCGACGCCGGTGGGGCTGTGCATCGTGCGGCGGGCGACGCTGGAAATCGTCGTCGCCAATCCGATCGCGCGTACGATGCTCGGCTTGCGGATTTCGGACAGGCATCTGCCGCAGGAACTTCAGAGCGCGTTCGAGTCGTCGCTGGCCGAGCAGGAAGCTCAATCGGACGATGCGCGCATTTTCCAGTTCCCGTTCTCGCTGTCGCGCACCGGACATTCGGCCGTCCACATCGAAATCACGTACGCGCCCGCGACGTTGAATGCGCAGGGCGTGTTCTTTTGCGCGATCACCGACATGACGGCGCACCATCAGGCGGAAATCCTGCTGCGCGAGGCGAAGTTGACGAGCGACGCGGCGGCCAAGGCGAAGGTGGCGTTCTTCGCATCGATGAGTCATGAGATCCGCACGCCCCTGTCGTCGCTCGTGGGCAACATCGAGCTGATCGCGCGCGGTCCGCTCGCGCCTGAGCAGCAGGCGCGAGTGAAGGCGATGGAGACGTCGGCCCGCGGATTGATGCAGGTCGTCAACGACGTCCTCGATTTCTCCAAGATCGACGTCGGCGAGCTGAGCCTGATGGAGGAGTGGTCGAACATCTCCGATCTGCTCGACCGGCTCGCGCTCTCGCATGCGCCGCTTGCGACGCAGCAGGGATTGAAGTTCTACATGGTGTTCGAGCGGAACCTGCCTGCGCGGCTTTACTTCGATCCGGTTCGGGTATCGCAGATCGTGAACAATCTGCTAAGCAACGCGCTGAAGTTCACGCCGTCGGGCAAGATCGTGCTGCGCGCCGGCTGGCACGCCGGCGAGCTCGAAATCAGCGTGACGGACTCTGGCATCGGCATCCCGGACGACCTGAAACACCGGCTGTTCCTGCCGTTTACGCAGGGGGACAGCAACCGGCTGAGGCAGGCGCGCGGCACCGGCCTGGGATTGTCGATCTGCGCGCGCCTTTGCGAGCTGATGAAGGGGCGCATCGATCTGGAAAGCACTGTCGGCGTGGGAACCCGCATCGCGGTGGTTTTGCCGCTCAACGCGTCGGAGGCCGATTCGAGCAGCGCGTGCTGGACGCTTCCCCATCGTCGTGTCGCCGTGCTCGGCCGGGCGCAGGAAAACCTCGAGTGGCTGGGTAATCTCTTCGACCCGGGCGTTACCGCCGTGACCGCTCTCGCGAATCCCGTCGACCCGATCGACGAACATACGCACGACTTCCTGATGGTCACGGACGAATTCGCGCCGGCCGAGGTGCTGTCATGGTGGAAAAGGCCGGATTCGATCGTGTGGGTCGGGCAGGCCGGGCCGCTCGTGCCGAGGCGGCGTGGCGACGGGGGCGTGGAAGTCAGCATATACAGCCTCGCCGGTCTGAAATCGGCGACGCAGATGCTTGCTGCCGGACGTACGGCGCGCGTCGATACCGGGCACGAGCCGCAAGGATCGGCGGCGGGAGTCACGGTGCTGATCGTCGAGGACAATCTTCTCAACCGCAGCCTTCTGTTCGATCAGCTGACGACGCTCGGCGTCCGGGTTATCGAGGCGAAGAATGGCGAGGAGGCGCTCGCGCTGCTGTCGAAGGAGCCGGTGGACGTCGTGATGACCGACATCGACATGCCGGTGATGGACGGCTTCCAGTTGCTTGCCGAGATGAGGAAGCTCGGCATGACGATACCGGCCTACGCTGTGAGCGCGAGCGCTCGTCCGGAAGACGTCGCGGACGGCCGGGCGCGCGGCTTCACGGACTACCTCGCGAAGCCGGTCCCGCTCGAAAGGCTCGAGACGGTCATTCGCGCGTGTTGCAGCGTGTACGAACGCGAGCTGGCCGAAGACGACGCGCACGACGTGCTTCCGGATGTCCCGGAAGTGCCGGCCGCGTACGCGCAGGTGTTCGTCGCGCAGGCGGGCCGGGAAATCGCGGAATTCGACGCGATCTTGGTCGAACGTGCGCTGTCGAAACTGAGGCGGTGGCTTCATGGCGTGTCGGGCGGCATCGCGGTCCTCGGGGCGTCCGCGCTGCACGAGCAATGTCAGGAGCTGCGGACCTACGTGCGCGAGTCCACTGAGTGGAATCACGAGATCGAGCTGCAGGCGTCGGCCATTCGGGATGCGCTTCAGCGGATGGTCGCGACCCTGAAGGGCGAATGA
- a CDS encoding EAL domain-containing protein, with the protein MDYQPIVSVRSGAVTGAEATIRWDHPHWGALSQRAVYAVADRLGASSRIASHAVGEACRQLAHWKQDGVGVSALSMRLSGAQLSAESVFERLAQSIAKFDISSSQLTLEVPEMSAPEESASLIDRLKRLRQKGYGIVLGDFGAHHTAMSTLMVLPVTGVKFGESFTGRLLGSPTTEAILSSVSRLAHDLGFTLTVSGVENGRQLELLRRYRDIELQGAYLFKPMRAEVWHEHVNPRALSQLNLRESLF; encoded by the coding sequence ATGGATTACCAGCCGATCGTTTCCGTCCGTTCGGGGGCCGTGACCGGCGCCGAAGCGACGATACGCTGGGACCACCCGCATTGGGGCGCGCTGTCCCAGCGCGCGGTGTACGCCGTCGCGGACCGGCTCGGCGCGTCATCGCGGATCGCCAGCCATGCCGTCGGCGAGGCCTGCCGCCAGCTTGCGCACTGGAAGCAGGACGGCGTCGGCGTGTCGGCGCTTTCGATGAGGCTCTCGGGCGCCCAGTTGAGTGCGGAGAGCGTGTTCGAACGGCTCGCGCAGTCGATCGCGAAATTCGACATATCGAGCAGCCAGTTGACGCTCGAGGTTCCGGAAATGTCGGCGCCGGAGGAATCGGCGAGCCTCATCGACCGCCTGAAGCGGTTGAGGCAGAAAGGATACGGCATCGTGCTCGGCGATTTCGGGGCGCACCATACGGCGATGTCGACGTTGATGGTGTTGCCCGTCACCGGCGTCAAATTTGGCGAATCGTTCACCGGGCGTCTGCTCGGTTCGCCGACCACCGAGGCGATATTGTCGAGCGTCTCGAGGCTCGCGCATGATCTGGGTTTCACGTTGACTGTGTCCGGCGTCGAAAACGGACGCCAACTGGAGTTGCTGCGTCGATATCGTGACATCGAGCTGCAAGGCGCCTATCTGTTCAAGCCGATGCGCGCGGAAGTTTGGCACGAGCACGTGAACCCGCGTGCTCTCTCGCAGTTGAATCTACGCGAGTCGTTGTTCTGA
- a CDS encoding tetratricopeptide repeat protein codes for MRRPEGRVSNNCDSRRKKSKAMSDSRVRSRRGCRSLRDVVCVRRRETRSMSPAAHASCDAAGARRRSVAILLPSRSADTARPGCIGTQAGDALAKTAARTQARPSAETPDCGRRESVAQPNAGTGKMSADLIKRSLVALLRVSIAGGLADRLGNILTSELLDAASDPDMYYLAGNVELRAGNFERAMRLFLRASELAPRWDAPLNNLGVCYERRNRREDAYRCYAMAAARAPRDKNVVRNAAFLAFNLGTEHYRRIAAEHLAALLEHHPADAGLHAKLGYVHFHLGDRERALTRAMRAVELDSQCVAGIVQKVAFRLPVAYRSSDEIDAVRSELRDALDDMADDVDRAVALSPVSPDAFRDVWCDALFYLTYNGRSNVDLIGRFSDQLGRLMRSAFPAAEASAARAWRTRRRQAGGRKIRLAFVSAFFNGHSIWKIPTVGYYEHLDRDVVEIFTYHVGTVSDRFTDDARRLSDAFFASTLIHEVIERLTVDAPDAIVFPDVGMHFVAYCLTCLRLAPLQVQLLGHPDTSGSAAIDYVVSPSAMESPGADAFYRETLLRLPGLGCAYSFDYPKPAAVTRAFFGFAPDDIVFVSPQSTFKYVPEDDDIYPLIALRVGPRCRFAFFPRSDESSVRIFEDRMRRAFARHRLSYDAHVTCLRDPLSQPEFIALCASGDLFLDNPAWSGHNTVLDALHGGAVVLCVEGSFMRQRHAAALMRHLDFPQLVARDKAELIDLCARHARDAAFRDEYRTLLAERLPALASAESVYAFQAFLIERMEAISDRATAA; via the coding sequence GTGCGGCGGCCCGAGGGCCGTGTCTCTAACAATTGCGATTCCCGCCGGAAAAAAAGCAAGGCAATGTCTGATTCACGCGTTCGCTCTCGGCGCGGCTGCCGCTCGTTGCGCGACGTCGTATGCGTCCGGCGGCGGGAAACGCGCTCGATGTCGCCGGCCGCGCATGCATCATGCGATGCCGCCGGCGCGCGGCGGCGGTCGGTCGCGATCCTGCTTCCGTCGAGATCCGCCGACACGGCTCGCCCCGGCTGCATAGGCACGCAGGCAGGCGATGCGTTGGCGAAGACTGCGGCTCGAACGCAAGCCCGGCCTTCGGCCGAAACACCCGACTGCGGCAGACGCGAGTCTGTCGCTCAACCGAACGCAGGGACAGGAAAAATGAGCGCTGATCTCATCAAACGTTCGCTGGTTGCGCTGTTGCGCGTGTCCATTGCCGGCGGGCTCGCCGACAGGCTCGGAAACATACTCACGTCCGAACTGCTCGACGCCGCGTCAGACCCGGACATGTACTACCTCGCCGGGAACGTGGAGCTGCGCGCGGGCAATTTCGAGCGCGCGATGCGGTTGTTCCTGCGCGCGTCTGAACTCGCGCCGCGATGGGACGCACCGTTGAACAACCTCGGGGTGTGCTACGAGCGACGGAACCGCCGCGAGGACGCCTATCGCTGCTACGCGATGGCGGCGGCGCGCGCGCCGCGCGACAAGAACGTCGTCCGCAACGCCGCGTTTCTGGCATTCAACCTCGGAACCGAGCACTACCGCCGAATCGCCGCGGAGCACCTGGCTGCTTTGCTCGAGCACCATCCGGCCGACGCCGGTCTTCACGCAAAGCTCGGCTACGTTCATTTCCATCTCGGCGATCGCGAGCGCGCGCTGACTCGCGCGATGCGCGCGGTTGAGCTGGATTCCCAGTGCGTGGCGGGAATCGTCCAGAAAGTGGCGTTTCGTCTTCCGGTAGCATACCGTTCGAGCGACGAGATCGATGCGGTTCGAAGCGAGCTGCGCGACGCGCTGGACGACATGGCGGACGACGTGGACCGGGCCGTCGCGCTGTCGCCAGTCTCGCCGGACGCATTCCGGGACGTCTGGTGCGACGCGCTGTTCTACCTGACATATAACGGACGATCCAATGTCGACCTGATCGGCCGGTTCAGCGATCAACTCGGTCGCCTGATGCGATCCGCGTTCCCCGCCGCCGAAGCAAGCGCCGCGCGCGCCTGGCGCACGAGGCGGCGTCAAGCGGGCGGGCGCAAGATCCGGTTGGCGTTCGTATCGGCGTTCTTCAACGGACATTCGATCTGGAAAATTCCGACGGTCGGGTACTACGAACATCTGGACCGCGACGTCGTCGAAATCTTCACGTACCACGTCGGGACCGTCAGCGACCGGTTCACGGATGACGCCAGACGGCTGTCGGATGCCTTTTTTGCGAGCACGCTGATCCACGAAGTCATCGAGCGGCTGACGGTCGATGCGCCCGACGCGATCGTTTTTCCCGACGTCGGCATGCACTTCGTCGCCTATTGCCTGACATGCCTGCGTCTCGCGCCGCTGCAGGTGCAGTTGCTCGGACATCCCGACACGTCCGGCTCTGCCGCGATCGACTATGTCGTGTCGCCGTCGGCGATGGAGTCTCCTGGCGCCGACGCGTTCTACCGCGAGACGCTGCTGCGGCTGCCCGGTCTCGGATGCGCGTATTCGTTCGACTATCCGAAGCCCGCGGCGGTCACACGGGCGTTCTTCGGGTTCGCCCCCGACGATATCGTGTTCGTTTCGCCGCAGTCGACGTTCAAGTACGTTCCGGAGGACGACGATATCTATCCGCTGATCGCCCTGCGCGTCGGCCCGCGGTGCAGATTCGCCTTTTTCCCGCGTTCGGACGAGTCGAGTGTCCGAATATTCGAAGATCGGATGCGACGAGCGTTTGCACGCCATCGCCTGTCGTACGACGCGCATGTGACGTGCTTGCGCGATCCCCTCTCGCAGCCCGAATTCATCGCATTGTGCGCGTCAGGCGATCTATTTCTCGACAATCCGGCGTGGTCCGGCCACAACACGGTTCTCGACGCGCTGCACGGCGGCGCCGTGGTGCTCTGTGTCGAAGGATCGTTCATGCGGCAGCGTCACGCCGCGGCGCTGATGCGGCATCTGGATTTCCCTCAACTCGTCGCGCGCGACAAGGCCGAACTGATCGATCTTTGCGCTCGCCACGCGCGAGATGCGGCGTTCAGAGACGAATACCGGACGCTGCTCGCCGAGCGCCTTCCCGCACTGGCGAGCGCAGAGAGTGTCTACGCGTTTCAGGCGTTCCTGATCGAGCGGATGGAAGCGATTTCGGACCGGGCGACGGCGGCATGA
- a CDS encoding ATP-binding protein, whose translation MTRGEPHRRSTASRIDKNKMPSCIWSRSRHAGRRNAVKLLAAACFVSVDADAVASKPENPPRKLQLHSSADAYQRLPAKLEHRSQAHSPRTVRVAVARDGGVPFNLYRDRDLYEGMTADYLYVIQQAGELRFEIWMFDTRVQARAALISGAVDLIGGVSLDADRHLLRSLPYFKDRQVEVRLLGAKGRVEAAPAPPENYAVTADEFGNAAFRTRYRHEKITAYPTTLGALQSVAYGTADAFIGSATEANYLIDQLQLPLSITNFAGSDAPPSVFVARVTDTNLINRINATLQAIPIRMAGEIQRRWFGSASHFKIRRDLVLTDEERTYVRTHPVIRYATAIDLPPYIFVESSRGDVTGLGVDVMDLISERTGLTFQPVSVGTRREFFGALTDGRVDLLPNIAIGDVLQHRMSPTAPYAQTLWAVLVRAGDSSVTSTAHLGGKRVGIMAETREFQQFNPEPVAGKPQLIEARDIPTLFRMLLDGSVDAISLPGATANYFIAQYDLTKLVKVVTTVNESVTSIAMAVRPDNELLLAIINKVLQGVPPEDLDALRRDWMRYHSTSVIAGWSTLQRQRIVKALAALSAVLSVSAGALGVIRYRQRRRARGLRERIALQDALINALPFAVFLRQADGRVVSCNASFAEAYGLPRDALVGADVLPTPASRQQALNAMLEELYQATLTEREAQFADRTLPDGGGDSDLFIWTIPLRCPSSGASAVLGGWIDITLRKQTERALKQAMLDAEAANRAKSTFLATISHEIRTPMNAILGLLELELGASGAPNRDTIRMVRETAKSLLRLINDLLDTSRAEAGQLQLDPGPSDVSSCVERLLLIYRPLCAEKGLTLKAAIDPGVPQTLQMDSLRIRQVVGNLLGNALKFTDSGSISLSLRWQSRGDSHGTLEIAVRDTGIGIHAEDQARLFQPFEQVAGAGADFGGSGLGLWICRSLVAQMRGQIVLDSQFGEGTEVRVSVPLLRASSVDAMPGALPIPRDWVQKLRVLVVDDHSPNRMLLVRQLHALGFEETIEAGDGEEAFALLERETVDAILTDCSMPRMSGYAFAAAVRADERWRDLPIFGCSADARAEAHEQALSAGMTVFLTKPVSLSDLAHAFNVHLRGATSVDRSTGDTAGDPASDTMALAAGPTLAAIAGDDVDARNALITALVQSNDADVQALQQAMNSGGIETAIRIAHRIKGSCQIVGAAELEHACIQLERHLQEGDMTGSKRQARRVIALCATLHAHLHTLQREAVA comes from the coding sequence ATGACTCGCGGCGAGCCGCACCGCCGATCGACGGCGAGCCGCATCGATAAGAACAAGATGCCATCCTGCATTTGGTCGAGGTCGCGCCACGCTGGGCGCCGCAATGCGGTCAAATTATTGGCCGCTGCATGCTTCGTATCGGTTGACGCCGACGCGGTTGCGTCGAAGCCGGAAAACCCGCCGCGCAAACTGCAACTGCATAGCAGCGCGGATGCCTATCAACGGCTGCCTGCGAAGCTCGAGCATCGGAGCCAAGCGCATTCGCCCAGAACGGTGCGGGTAGCGGTAGCGCGCGACGGCGGCGTCCCATTCAACCTGTATCGCGATCGCGACCTGTACGAAGGCATGACCGCAGATTACCTCTACGTTATCCAGCAGGCCGGCGAGCTCCGCTTCGAGATCTGGATGTTCGACACGCGTGTACAGGCTCGCGCCGCATTGATAAGCGGCGCGGTCGATCTGATCGGCGGCGTCTCGCTGGATGCCGACCGGCATTTACTCCGATCGCTGCCCTACTTCAAGGATCGGCAGGTCGAAGTGCGCCTGCTCGGAGCAAAAGGCAGGGTGGAAGCCGCGCCGGCGCCGCCGGAAAACTACGCCGTGACGGCGGACGAGTTCGGCAACGCGGCTTTTCGCACCCGGTACCGGCACGAAAAGATCACCGCCTACCCTACGACGCTCGGTGCGCTGCAATCGGTGGCCTACGGCACAGCCGACGCATTCATCGGCTCGGCCACCGAAGCGAACTACTTGATCGATCAATTGCAGTTGCCGCTGTCGATCACCAATTTCGCCGGCTCCGACGCGCCGCCGTCCGTGTTCGTCGCCCGCGTCACCGACACGAACCTGATCAACCGCATCAATGCGACGCTGCAAGCCATTCCGATCCGCATGGCCGGGGAAATTCAGCGACGCTGGTTCGGCTCGGCGAGTCATTTCAAGATCCGTCGAGATCTGGTGCTGACCGACGAAGAGCGCACGTACGTCAGGACGCATCCCGTCATTCGCTATGCCACCGCGATCGACCTGCCGCCCTATATATTCGTCGAGAGCAGCCGCGGAGACGTCACGGGCCTGGGCGTCGACGTCATGGACCTGATCAGCGAACGCACCGGTCTGACGTTCCAGCCCGTGTCCGTTGGCACCCGGCGAGAATTCTTCGGGGCGCTGACCGACGGCAGGGTCGACTTGCTGCCGAACATTGCGATCGGCGACGTGCTCCAGCACCGGATGTCGCCGACCGCGCCGTACGCGCAGACTCTGTGGGCCGTCCTCGTCCGGGCCGGTGACAGCTCCGTCACCAGCACCGCGCATCTCGGCGGCAAGCGCGTCGGCATCATGGCGGAGACGCGCGAGTTCCAGCAGTTCAATCCGGAGCCTGTCGCGGGCAAGCCGCAGCTCATCGAGGCGCGCGACATCCCGACGCTGTTCCGCATGCTCCTCGACGGCAGCGTCGATGCGATTTCCCTGCCGGGCGCCACCGCCAACTACTTCATCGCGCAGTACGACCTCACCAAACTGGTCAAGGTCGTGACGACGGTCAACGAGTCGGTCACCAGCATCGCGATGGCCGTACGGCCCGACAACGAGCTGTTGCTGGCCATCATCAACAAGGTGCTGCAGGGCGTGCCACCGGAGGATCTCGACGCTTTGCGGCGCGACTGGATGCGCTACCATTCGACCAGCGTGATTGCAGGTTGGTCCACGCTGCAGCGGCAGCGGATAGTCAAGGCGCTCGCGGCGCTGTCCGCCGTGCTAAGCGTGAGCGCGGGCGCGCTCGGCGTGATTCGCTACCGTCAGCGACGTCGCGCGCGCGGCTTGCGCGAGAGGATCGCGTTGCAGGACGCGCTGATCAACGCGCTGCCGTTTGCGGTTTTTCTGCGCCAGGCGGATGGGCGCGTCGTTAGTTGCAACGCATCCTTCGCCGAGGCATACGGGCTGCCGCGGGACGCGCTCGTCGGTGCTGACGTGCTGCCCACGCCCGCCAGCAGGCAACAAGCGTTGAACGCGATGCTCGAGGAACTGTACCAGGCCACGCTGACGGAGCGCGAGGCGCAATTCGCCGACAGAACCTTGCCGGATGGCGGCGGTGATTCGGATCTGTTCATCTGGACGATTCCACTCAGGTGTCCGAGTTCGGGCGCCAGCGCCGTACTGGGCGGCTGGATCGACATCACGCTTCGCAAGCAGACCGAACGCGCGCTGAAGCAGGCCATGCTCGATGCGGAGGCCGCGAACCGGGCCAAGAGTACGTTTCTCGCGACAATCAGCCACGAGATTCGCACGCCGATGAACGCGATCCTCGGCTTGCTCGAACTGGAGCTCGGCGCTTCTGGCGCGCCAAACCGGGACACCATCCGGATGGTGCGCGAAACCGCGAAATCACTCTTGCGTCTGATCAACGACCTGCTCGACACGTCCAGGGCCGAGGCGGGGCAGCTTCAGCTCGATCCCGGCCCGTCTGACGTGTCGAGCTGCGTCGAGCGGCTATTGTTGATATATCGGCCGCTCTGCGCGGAAAAAGGCCTGACGCTCAAGGCCGCAATTGACCCCGGCGTGCCGCAGACACTGCAGATGGATAGCCTGCGGATACGCCAGGTCGTCGGCAACCTGCTGGGCAATGCGCTGAAGTTCACCGACAGCGGCAGCATCAGCCTGAGCCTGCGATGGCAATCGCGCGGCGATTCGCATGGGACGCTCGAGATCGCGGTGCGCGACACCGGGATCGGAATACACGCAGAAGACCAAGCCCGGCTGTTCCAGCCATTTGAACAGGTCGCCGGTGCCGGAGCCGACTTCGGCGGGTCCGGCCTCGGGCTCTGGATCTGCCGCTCACTGGTTGCTCAAATGCGCGGCCAGATCGTGCTGGATAGCCAGTTCGGCGAAGGCACGGAGGTGCGCGTCTCGGTTCCGCTGTTGCGGGCTTCGTCGGTCGATGCAATGCCGGGGGCACTGCCGATACCGCGAGATTGGGTGCAGAAGCTGCGCGTGCTCGTGGTCGACGACCACTCACCGAATCGCATGCTGCTGGTGCGCCAGCTACACGCGCTCGGCTTCGAGGAAACGATCGAGGCCGGCGACGGGGAAGAGGCGTTTGCACTGCTGGAACGGGAAACGGTGGATGCGATCCTGACGGATTGCTCGATGCCGCGCATGAGCGGTTATGCGTTCGCCGCCGCGGTGCGAGCGGACGAGCGATGGCGCGATCTGCCGATCTTCGGATGCAGCGCCGACGCGCGCGCAGAAGCGCACGAGCAGGCGCTGTCCGCCGGCATGACTGTCTTTCTGACCAAGCCGGTCAGCCTGTCGGATCTGGCGCATGCATTCAACGTCCATCTGCGCGGCGCGACTTCCGTCGACCGCAGCACCGGGGACACGGCGGGAGATCCGGCGTCCGATACGATGGCGCTTGCCGCAGGTCCCACGCTGGCGGCGATCGCCGGTGACGACGTCGACGCCCGCAACGCGCTGATTACAGCCCTGGTGCAGAGCAATGACGCAGATGTCCAGGCTTTGCAACAAGCAATGAACAGCGGCGGCATCGAAACCGCGATCCGGATCGCGCACCGCATCAAGGGCAGTTGCCAGATCGTGGGCGCCGCGGAGCTCGAGCACGCCTGCATCCAGCTGGAGCGGCATTTGCAGGAAGGCGACATGACGGGCTCAAAGCGCCAGGCGAGGCGCGTCATCGCGCTGTGTGCCACCTTGCACGCGCATCTGCACACGTTGCAGCGGGAAGCGGTCGCGTGA